TTGCTGGCCGCATTGGCAACAATGGCAAGGTGGCCCGATGCAGATCTCATCCACTTGTATTGTTGTCATCTCTGGTTTAATAACATGGAGAAAACGCGAATGCTTATATCAACGAGTGAAGAGActgacatttttaatttttttagaacaTTAAGTGACTGCATGTTGACTCTCTTTGAATACagataatctttttaaaaaaaaaagaaaataattattttttaaactaaaatcaaaaaaatttaataaaaaagaatttttaactCAAGTATTTAGAAAcgtaaatatattaaaattcttatagTGTTTTACCATCCTCGAGAGTTCTATTCGATACACTTTTTAGtcaaactaattttaaatactaaattaaataaaaagtaagaattgttaataatttatgttaaaattttgataaaagatCAATTTGGCTTATAAACTTGTACTAaggataaataaaaagtttagcTTTTTAAgcaaatcattaaatttaaaatttttatttaaagaccAAATAAGACCGAGTCGAATAGTTTGCAAAGTACCCTCTTTTAGAGAAAGtgcataatattattattattattattattattattattattattattgtatgtTTCATATTCTGGTGGTATACCAGCACTTCTGCAAAGCAAGAGATAAAGGTGGTGATAGTGGATTTAAGTAGGGTAATGGTGGATGGAAATGGGTATAAAGGTTAGTGAAGGAAAAACTCAGTACTCTTTTAgacatatattaaatatgaagaaaacttaaaagttaaatttaaaaaaaaaaaacaaacttttattttctattattatatcTGACCAGTTAGTTACACATGCCCAGCTCATCTGGACTCTTGATTtaaatacatttttaataGAAGTTTTGGACTTCGATTTATTTGGTCCCTTAACACCAATTTATAGGGCAAATTGATCCACTTTCTGTTAAAAACTTGATATGTTTCATCTTGTTCTAAAGTTaactttaaatttctatttaaatttaatttattaatttattttatttataagaaagtGAATGGACTATGAACTATACAACAAgtaatagttatttttttacattcgtaaaaaatacaatataacGCACATAATACAGAAGAGATATCGCACTCCCAAGAACAAACATTCTTGCCACTTGagttagattttaaatataattttttaattttttaaaaatatgtcaAGTTAATTGATCTCTAGTCCAACAGGGTTAACAACATGAAGAACATTATTGGTAGAATAAGtatcattatataaataatgttgTAATACTTAaccaaataattataattataaaataaaaaatgaaaaatttaaagtgaGGATATAATTAagagaataattatttaattagtcataatataattattgagtGATTATCAAAATTGGTATTTCATGGCTTAGGCCCTGTCGACTGGATAACTTATGCAAATAATTGAAAACAGTCACATGTTTGGTcgataataaaattgatttatagagaaaacaacttggGGGGAATCTTTTTGTAGAACCAAGTTGCAGTCAGCCACCTAATTTACTTAGTTTACTTTTATAGGTcaacaaaaaatatgaattattcCAGTTGGTACTAAGTTACAATCAGTCATCTAAGAATTCATTTGAGAAACATTAAGAATACTAATAATGATTCcaatatttcatttaatacTATAATGTAGATCAATCAgctaaataatatttcatttcaACTAACATATGCCAgctgctaattaaaattaaaatacaaggAGAATATGATGAAATTGATTTGGCTCTTGGGGCGTCATTGAATCACTTCACTGTCTTTAGGGCAATATGCCTCCGGGATACAACAAaacatattttagaaaaatacacaaggataagaaaatatatatgtatattcttttatttatgaaagacCAAAGAACGGTGAACTATCCAGTATGAATAGTTATTCCCTTAcgtttattataaaaataaaaattcacataatgtaaattaaaaatatatatattttttaaataattgttgaacaattattcaaaatttaaaataattgccTCAATTCCAAATGTAAAATACTTGTTAGCACATCTATATCTCTACCTAAAAAAAGTAACTGTTGAACAAAAATTCCAAGTAAATGTTTCTACCCATGCACAAAATTAACTcttcatatacaaaattaatatagttGAGTTCGTGCAAGTAAtctaatagtaaaatataaaacattcgtatatacatattaagttatttatttattgcgatatatatatatatatatagtagaggaaatttttacttaaaattaGTTCTAATTTTGACTTTTTGCAGTCATGTTCCCTTTAATGTGGGATTGAATCAAACACTACAAAACTCCAAAACTAGCATGTACATTGTCAAACAGAGAGATGTATacataaaaatacaagaaagaaaagcaaataTATCATCAAAAGCTGTAATCGATTTGACATGACAAGGCTGTGAAAGATAATCTCTTTGGCACAAGAGCAAGATTTGTAACCTcataattgttttattttacagTGGATAAAAATTGTTGtggtaatatttttttcaagatCCTTGCTGATACATATTAGatatttctataatataaCTCCGTGATAAGAGTAATCGCAAGTTATGCCAAGTCGGTATCACTGGCCTAATCGCCCTATACAAATTTCATTTCTTGTGTTCTACATCTGACAAACATTTTAGCCAAAATGTAATGCAGTAAATTCATGAGAGTCTCTACCTCTACTGCTAGCACCGATGGCAAGCACTACTTTGAAATCAGAAGGAAGGGAAGAACCTGTTGAGGTTGTAAGGAAGTGCATAAAATTCTTCACTTCTAATGTCTTGATCAAAAACTCGGAACTTTCTCCACCAATGCCTGCCACTGTCCCGCCGGGTCGCACTGTCCCCCAAGCTGTGAGTGCAATCCAAGAAGTAGGCAACTGAAATTCCCACTGTTGCCGCAGATGTGAAAATCACTTGCATTATGTCATTGAACTGCGAGCAAAGGAAAATATAAGAACTTCATCCGAGGATGGAATTTGTTATATAAATAAGCTGCAAATGCAAACATACGCACCCAGATGGCACCACTGTGAACAGGGCCGTGTCCGGAAATTAATACATATTCATTGAAGTATTGAGGCACGGAAAAGCCCATGAAGAGAGAGAAGCCGAGGATAAACTTTGACCTGAAGCTATTCAGGTTACAGAACTGTAGAAGTCCGAGACCAGCAGAAGCTGCTCCGCGCACAAGTATATATATCGCAATTAATGTCTATTTAAACTGATTTTTTTCTGAAGTGTCAAAATCAAGTAGTAAAGACTGGTTTGCCAATTGATAATTGGGTGGACAAATGGATTTCAGTCATATTCTTTTAGCCAAGTTGTAGACGGGATTCTTACCAACATAGGCAAAGAGAACACAGTACAGAGCTGCCACAATGGGTAAGGGTATTGAAGCAAGAATAGCCCCAAATTTTCCTGTTAAAGATGGATCATGACACAGACACCATTAGAGCAACCAACCACTGAGcgaattagaaattataagcATTGTGCTAACTGATTGCAACATTGTttaagcaaaaaaagaaatgcacgcaaaagctcaaaagaagataaacgATCAGATCAGCAAGGAGAAAACATAAAACGTACAAAAGGATCATAAAATAGATACTGCACCTAagacagaaaagaaaagcataaaGCCAGCCGATATTTGAACAACTCTACGACTTCCAACTCTTGTTAATCCCAAAAGGCCTGCGTTTTCACTAAAAGTACAACAGAGAATTATTAGATTGCAGAATTCTAAGAAAGAAATGTTAGGATTAGGATGTGCACTAACTCCAAAACCCTGAAGCGTTCAACATTCAGCACTTTTATATATCCGCCTACTCCACATTCTTAAATTGTGTTAATCAGGATTGCTGAGATGTTCAACTTCAGAGAATAACATACTTATCTAAATTTGTCTGCTACAAGAAAAGCAAATGACTAATTTCAAAAGTTTAAAATCGTGATTACACTGAAGCTGTGGAGCCAGTCCCAGTACCAAATGCTCCAGCCATCAAAGTTCCTATTCCCTATATTCATAAAGTTGAAAAGGTGATAGAGAGATCAGTGCCAACAAATATTGAATGTAAGAGGTCCTAAAAGAAATACAGTGAGATATCTTAATACCAGCCAGCCAATACCCCGGCTGAGTACAGAAGGTGGTACAGGGGTGGCACTCCCAAATCTTGATACTGCAATAATTGTCCCGATTGACTGCAACCaaatatttgttaaaagcTAATCATAGATGAAGAAGATGAGTAGAATTGAGGTAAAGCAATAAGTCAATGCATTAATACAAATTTATCCAGCTTTTACGTCATATACATTCATTAAGGTATTGAAATTGTATCCAGAGTGAAGATGTCTTCgagaaatattatatattatatatatattaatagttCATCTTCTCTGGTGTCTCACTTTCAATATaggtaaaaataaaacaaaacagtaaaaatatttGCTTTAAGCAAAAATTGAATTAGAGGAATCATTCTAAAGGGCAACTGTTAAAGGAATAGATGAAGAAATTCTGCTCCAATAGCCTACCTCAATAACAGCAACAAAACAAGCAGCCGTCATTGCAAATATATCACCAGCATTAAAAGTGGGACGTCCCCATTGAAATGGATATGGAACCCTTATCCTGCATACAcgtaaaatataattgaacgTCCAACTAATTCCATAATTTCCTTTAGGAGCTATAGCATAAGCCTAAAACATATGCTAGAGATAAACCAGCAAAGCCAAGGTAGTGGAATATAGAGATAAGTTAGGTAAgcactctttttttcttaatggaCGAAGCTATTAGCCCCATACTAAACTACAGATTTTCGAAATTATTCTGGgctttctaaattaaaatggCAATTCAACATGGAACTCAGACTATTAGCGACTAGGTGCAATCagattaattaaaacttaGTTATTAAATGTGAGCTCACCATGGAGCAGCACTAAGGAGCCCAGACCGATCAGTGCGGCAACTGATTTGTGTGTTGGGAGATCTATTATCATATGCACCAGCCACTGTTAAAATTTCAGCGAAAACCCATACAACTGCAACCGAGAATAGGACTGCAAATCGTTGCAATATGTGTCCTTTTGATTTTATCATATGAGGAAGAAACTGCAAGAGCATCAATCATAAGCAAGATGGAGCCCCAAGAAAAACAGGTAACTTCATTCCCAACAATTGAAGAGATCACGAAACAGAGGCCATTATTAATCTCTTATTTGTTGCACTTATacataatatttcttttcaggATAATTGACACGGAATCTTTATTGCCTGAAGCAAGTAGCGCAAGAATGATAAGGGATGTCTCTCACCTGGGACAATAAGACCACAACAACCAATGCTGGAAGACCTATTTCAATACATTTTGCCAGCTAGAAGCATCAACAGAAAGGTACATAATCAGTATccaaaatagaagaaaaaattcaGTACTAAAACAtagaattttatagaaaattgtTCCATgagtaatataaataattgatttcaaaaaaaagtaataagtaaataatttaacagTTTAAGTTAACCATAACCCATCCAGTAAAAGGTCTTTTCAAGGCAAAGGAATTCAACATGTGGAACAGAATTGTTCTGTATATAATCTTCCATTGGCAATTCCCATAACAAAGTTaacaattaatcaatgaaaagGTGTGTATAAAGGAGCAAGGAGTTACTCGATTCACGAGTCCAGTAAACATCCTCAATAGTAGGAGAAATGAGCACCAATATGAATTacataaacaaaagaagaaatcacTCATCTTCCCTGATCCGTTCAGTTATTAATAAATCTCACAAGGTTCTATCTCCTCACCAAACagatttttttaagaatttttttctgTGTAATTAAAGACAACAAGTTCTTGTCTGCCTTGAAGTTAATAATAAGTCATTAACAAAAATGTTTTGCTTATTTCACCAATGAAATGAATTTACAAAATTATGTTGAGATATTGACGTAATATCAGTGCTACAGCTTTTGAATTTGTAATTTGGTTCTTATGGAGTCAATTATAAGAGTCTTTAGTGCTCTTACTTGTGGAAAACCATGGGCATAAAGCCCAAGTCCAGTGAGAATTACAAGAGGAACAGCTGCGAGAGGGCTAAGAAATCTGCATAAAGCAAAACATCAGAAAATGTGGTCCTTGAAGTAAGCAGATAACGAATAAAAACATCCCAAATCCACTATGATACTTATACTGCATTCACCTCCCAAAAATTCTGCAGAAACCAAAGAAACCAAGAATCACTTGAAATAATGAAGCAATAATAAGTGCTCCTTGTATAGCTCTCATGGATTGCTCAAACctctaaaaaagaaacaacaagAGAGGTCATCAGCACAAAATGGCAAAAcaaatattcaattttcttCAAATGCTTTTCGCAATAACCATTCTCTTCCATGCTCTCCGAGAACCAACACAAGCACAAAATAGGAGCCTAGCAATCACCAAATGGCTCAAGTTAACCAACCTGATGGGGTCTAAGGAATACAGTGTTACTGCTAGTATTTCTTCTCAGAGCAATAGAGATGGCGGGTATAATAAAAGCGTAAGATCCTCCTATCACCACAGGAAGCCGAGTCCCAAACAAAGTCTGGAGGAGTGTGGATATTCCCGCAACAAAGAGCAAAGTGTTGATAAGTTCTGCCTTCTCTAcctaataattaatacaataaCAAAGCAGTAATTCCCAATTCAAAAcaaatctaaataaaactGCATGTATTTAAGAGGATTGGACTGGTAGATAATTACATTGCCACCACCCATTACAGGGACAAGTATCGATGGAATTATAACAGTAGTTCCAAGCACCACTATGTAGTGCTGAAATCCTAAAATTATAGCCTCAGCTGCAATCATTTGAGAcaagttttattaaatattaattgtgTGTACATGAAATTAATAACGTGAACTAAATGCAGGAAAATATCAAAATGGTAACTGAGAGccattattaatataaacaaatatatttctttgaAAACGTTATTTGTAGGATTTAAATAGGATTTATTACCGATCAAAACTAGTCACTTGACCAAACTTATATGAGactgttatttattttcccGTATACTAT
The nucleotide sequence above comes from Ricinus communis isolate WT05 ecotype wild-type chromosome 6, ASM1957865v1, whole genome shotgun sequence. Encoded proteins:
- the LOC8261090 gene encoding nucleobase-ascorbate transporter 4 → MAVGGGGAKVDELVPFPVKDQLPGIDFCVSSSPSWPEAIILGFQHYIVVLGTTVIIPSILVPVMGGGNVEKAELINTLLFVAGISTLLQTLFGTRLPVVIGGSYAFIIPAISIALRRNTSSNTVFLRPHQRFEQSMRAIQGALIIASLFQVILGFFGFCRIFGRFLSPLAAVPLVILTGLGLYAHGFPQLAKCIEIGLPALVVVVLLSQFLPHMIKSKGHILQRFAVLFSVAVVWVFAEILTVAGAYDNRSPNTQISCRTDRSGLLSAAPWIRVPYPFQWGRPTFNAGDIFAMTAACFVAVIESIGTIIAVSRFGSATPVPPSVLSRGIGWLGIGTLMAGAFGTGTGSTASVENAGLLGLTRVGSRRVVQISAGFMLFFSVLGKFGAILASIPLPIVAALYCVLFAYVASAGLGLLQFCNLNSFRSKFILGFSLFMGFSVPQYFNEYVLISGHGPVHSGAIWFNDIMQVIFTSAATVGISVAYFLDCTHSLGDSATRRDSGRHWWRKFRVFDQDIRSEEFYALPYNLNRFFPSF